GTGCAGGCGCTGGTGGCCGCCGGAGAGTCCGCCTGGGCGCGGGACACGCTGGAGCGCGCGGGCCGCTTCCTGGAGGCGCAGCAGGTGCTGGAGGATTCACCCGACGCCGCCAGACACCACCGGCATCCGAGCCGGGGAGGGTGGCCCTTCAGCACCCGCGCGCACGGCTGGCCCATCAGCGATTGCACGGCGGAGGCACTGAAGGCGTGTCTGTTGTTGGAGCCGCTCGGCCTCAACCGCGTGCCCCGCGAGCGGCTGGAGCAGGCGGTGGCCTTCATCCTGTCCTTGCAGAACCGGGACGGCGGCTGGGCCACCTACGAGCAGCAGCGGGGGCCGCGCTGGCTGGAGCGGTTCAATCCCTCGGATGTCTTCGCCGGCATCATGGTGGACCCCAGCTACGTGGAGTGCACGTCGGCCTGCATCCAGGCGCTGGCCGCGTGGCGCGGCGCATGGCCGCACGCACCGGTGGGCCAGTCCATCGCGCGGGGCGCGGACTTCCTGCGCCGCCAGCAGCGTCCGGATGGCAGCTGGGAGGGCGCCTGGGGCGTGTGCTTCAGCTATGGCACGTGGTTCGGCGTCACCGGCCTGGTGGCCTCGGGGGCGGGGACCGGAGACCCCGCCCTGCGCAAGGCCGTCACGTTCCTGAAGGCCCACCAGCGCGAGGACGGGGCCTGGAGCGAGACCATCCAGGCCTGCCGTGAGCGCCGCTGGGTGGAGGGGCGCACGGGCCACGCGGTGATGACGTCCTGGTCCGTGCTGTCCCTGGTGGCCGCGGGCGAAGCGAACGCGGAGGCCACGCGCCGGGGCGTGGCGTGGCTGCGCGAGAGGCAGGAGGCGGAGGGCCAGTGGCCGCGAGAGCCGCTGGCAGGCGTGTTCAGCCGCACCTGCGCCATCCACTACGACGCCTACCTGCGCATCTTCCCGCTATGGGCGCTGTCGCTCGCGGAGCGACAGGCCGGAGCCTTCAGGGCGCGCGAAGGCTCTGCGACCCCAGGTAGTCCGCCTTGCCCAGGTTGACGCCGTTGTGCCGCAGGAGCGCGTACGCGTGGGTGACGTGGAAGAAGAAGTTGGGGACCGCGTTCTCCAGGAAGTAGTCCGCGCCGCTCATCACCTGGCCCTCCCACCGGGGGTGGGTGACGATGCGTCCGGCGGCGCCCTCGAAGTCCTTCGCCGTGAACGTGTCCAGGTACGCGATGGTGGACCGGACGCGGGCGCTGAGCTCCTCCAGCGTCTGCTCCGTGTCCGGGTTTGACGGCGCGGCCTTGCCTGACAATCGCGAGGCCGCGAGCTTCACGGCGTCACAGCCGATCTGCACCTGCCGCACGAACGGGAGCTGGTCCGGCGCCAGCCGGAAGTTCAGGTAGAGGTTCGGGTCGAAGGACTTCGCCTTGGCATGGGCCGCGGCCGTCTCCAGCCACTTGCTCAACTGCCCCAGCTGCTTCTTCATCTGCGAAAAGGTCTCGAAGTACATGGGCGCGCAAGCTAACGGGACAGCCATTGGCGCGCGAGCCAATCGCAGGGGCCTCTGGATCCACGAGTCCAGACGCCCTGCGTCACCCGCGCGCCTCCGGCTCACGCCTTGAACGTCATCAGCGGCCGCAGCCGGGCCACCTCCCGGAC
This DNA window, taken from Corallococcus coralloides DSM 2259, encodes the following:
- a CDS encoding DUF1993 domain-containing protein codes for the protein MYFETFSQMKKQLGQLSKWLETAAAHAKAKSFDPNLYLNFRLAPDQLPFVRQVQIGCDAVKLAASRLSGKAAPSNPDTEQTLEELSARVRSTIAYLDTFTAKDFEGAAGRIVTHPRWEGQVMSGADYFLENAVPNFFFHVTHAYALLRHNGVNLGKADYLGSQSLRAP
- a CDS encoding 2,3-oxidosqualene cyclase; its protein translation is MRRARDMLAGTQAADGSWKGDYSGPLFLGPVYVAGLYVMGRTPEASVRDGMVAHMRAHQNADGGWGLDVESPSLVFTSVLNYVAQRLLGVGADDPGLVRARAWFLPRGGPLSSASWGKFLLALLGLYEYEGLAPVPPELWLLPRGLPFHPSRLWCHCRMVYLPMGWLYGRRARAPETPLLAELRRELYPQPYADVDWKAARGRVARTDAYSPHGLGLRAVHRVLGWYERFHSKRLRERALEESLELIRGEDEATHFVCIGPINKVLDMVVWHVARPDGPEVRAHLERLPDYLQHTHEGVAVNGYNSSQLWDTAFAVQALVAAGESAWARDTLERAGRFLEAQQVLEDSPDAARHHRHPSRGGWPFSTRAHGWPISDCTAEALKACLLLEPLGLNRVPRERLEQAVAFILSLQNRDGGWATYEQQRGPRWLERFNPSDVFAGIMVDPSYVECTSACIQALAAWRGAWPHAPVGQSIARGADFLRRQQRPDGSWEGAWGVCFSYGTWFGVTGLVASGAGTGDPALRKAVTFLKAHQREDGAWSETIQACRERRWVEGRTGHAVMTSWSVLSLVAAGEANAEATRRGVAWLRERQEAEGQWPREPLAGVFSRTCAIHYDAYLRIFPLWALSLAERQAGAFRAREGSATPGSPPCPG